TATCCAGGGCACCCGGAAAAACAACATCTCCCATGCTTCCTTGTCCGTCAAGATGGCCTCCAATTATCAGTACTTCCTCTTTTAACACCGGGTCAGAGCCCTCAATCCAGCCTACCACATTGCAGGCTTTTGCCTTGGGAAAGTACTCCGTTTCAGCCCTGATAAAGACCTCTTGCTGAGCCGGCAAATTAAACGACGGCATTTCCTTATTTCGTAACTGCCTGCGCACCTGGCTCAAATCTTTTCCAGCATCGGCAAAAATCTGCTCTACAATTTTTGTATCAATATGTGCGTAAATAAAACCATCAAGATTCACCGTATTCGGATTGGCAAGTTTACTGGTGTAAAGCATTCCGGCAGCGCCATGTTTTACAGCGTTTTTAAACTTATAACGATGGTAGGCGTAAGGTGTCCATTTTGCCAGGGTGGTATCGTTTTTGGTGTAGGGCGTTCCGCTTTCAAGAATAATAATTTTTCCTTTTACATCAACCGATGCATAGTCGTCGTAACCCAATTCAGGGGCAGTAATACCGTAGCCCACATAAACCATTTCGGCCTGAACAGTGCCGCCTGCCGAATTTGAACCCGGAAAATAATCGCCGGGAAATTCGAGGTATGTTTTGTCTTCTCCATTAAAATAAACCACCGAGCCTAATGTTTTTACTGCGGTGTATTCGTTGGAAAAATACTGTAAATAACTGCCATTGTTGGCCGGCTGAATTCCCCATTCTTCCAGTTTTGAGGCGCACCAATTGGCAGCGTCTAAATATTCGGGCGAGCCCGATAAACGGCCTTTGTATTTTTCTGAACTCAGTTCGCTGGCAAATTCCAACAACTCGTTGCTCGAAATGTTATGAAACGCGTTATAATCAAAATCAGCTTGTGCCCACAATGCCCCGCTGAACAATAAGTTTATCAAAAGAAACAATACTTTTTTCTTCATGCCATACTACAAATTAGGAGGCTAAAAATACAATTAATTTATGGCTGCCCGAAAAAGCGGTAATCCGAACTATTAAACTGGCAGGCTTCATCTGCAGATTACTCCTCGTTATAAATCATTTCAATATCATCGATGATCAGTTCGCTGCCAATGGCTCCGGCAAAGTTGGCCCCATCGTAGCTCGACGAAGCCACAAATGTAATGTGGGTTGGAAGAATGTATGCCGCCGAATCAGCCGAAATAAAGTTCCCATCAGCCGGTTTCATATAATCGGGATAGGAATCATCAAGCGGGCCATAAACCACCTCCATTTCTTTGGTAGTTAGCTCCGGCTGGTTGATGTCGCTGCGGAACCAGGCCGTTGCAAGGCGTTGTGTTTTGCCTCCCAGCCTGACTTCAAATAGTGCATAAATATCGCAATTATCAGCATAATTTAGCACATTGCCGTTTCTGTCTTTATTTACCGGTCCGGGAACAAAGGCATACGCAAAACGCACTTTGGCAGGACGCCCGGTAAACGGAGTTCCGAACTCGATAGCTGCCTCGGGGTCGGTTGGGTCGAGCTTATCAGAATTAAAAAATCCGGTGAATAAGGAACCGGCTGCAATGGGTGTTTTTAACGGAATGCCTGCCAAACCCAAATCGAGCGTTTCTAAATGAGCGGCCTGGTCGCCATTACCCCGATCAAAAGGAACGGTTGCTATTTTCCCCAGGAGCTGTGTACCCTGGTTTCCGGTTCCCCAAATGGTAGAAGCGGCATCGGTTCCGGGCTCGTAATACCCCGAGCTGGTTTTGTACCATTCATCCAATTCGCCATTGGCAAGTTGTGGGGTGGCCGAAGCGACAAACGATTTTATGGTCCAGCTGTAAACCGTGCCATCTTCGGCAGTTACTTCAACGGTTGCTTCATGGCTTAAATCAATAACGTCGCCAACAACTTTGCTGGACGTGGCAAACGACGAGAGCTCAAGCTCTTGAATTACCAGCGACGACAGCTCCACTCCTCCGGGTATTTCAATGGTAACCGTTAGCTCATCTATACTTATTTCGGCATTACCAGCCTGGTTACTCACCAAAAACTTTTTAATATTTCCGTGTGGAGAAAATCCAAAATGGTCTTTTTTAACACAGGCAAACAACACCAAAAGAAGGGCGATTATATAGCTTAACTTTTTCATTGGCGTACTCCTTTCCCATTTTTATTGCTCCCGAAATAATAGGCCAGCCCCAGTTCGAGCGAAAGCAGGTTGATATTAAAATCTACATTTTGCCTTACCTGTTTCGATTCCGGCCCGTCGTTAGTGGTACTTTTGGTAACATTTAACCGGTAGCCCAGCACATTATTCACCTGCACCTCGAAAGCAAAATTTTCCATGGCAAAAAAGGTGATGCCGGGGCTTAGGCCCAAGCCGAAGATAAATTCTGTTTTGTAGGTTTTATCTATTACATCAACATATTTTACATTGCGGGTTAGCGAGCTGCTTCCACCAAAAGTAAAGCCCACTTCGTTAAAAAAACTCAGGCGTTCGTTTTTGGTTAAGGGCACACACGAGCGAAAACCGGGACTAACAGCAAAACCACGTTTTAAGGTATTCGATTGCACCGTATCGGGATCTTGAAACACAATTCCCTCAAACTCATTTTGATAATAATTTAGGTTAAGAATAACCATGCCGTAATTTCCGGTAAAATAACCGGCTTTTAGCAGAATATCAAAGTCAAGCCGTTCGCCATTTACCACTTCCTGAATAAGATAATTGGTATTGGTAAGTCGTTTATCGGTAACCG
Above is a genomic segment from uncultured Draconibacterium sp. containing:
- a CDS encoding M28 family peptidase, which codes for MKKKVLFLLINLLFSGALWAQADFDYNAFHNISSNELLEFASELSSEKYKGRLSGSPEYLDAANWCASKLEEWGIQPANNGSYLQYFSNEYTAVKTLGSVVYFNGEDKTYLEFPGDYFPGSNSAGGTVQAEMVYVGYGITAPELGYDDYASVDVKGKIIILESGTPYTKNDTTLAKWTPYAYHRYKFKNAVKHGAAGMLYTSKLANPNTVNLDGFIYAHIDTKIVEQIFADAGKDLSQVRRQLRNKEMPSFNLPAQQEVFIRAETEYFPKAKACNVVGWIEGSDPVLKEEVLIIGGHLDGQGSMGDVVFPGALDNASGVSNIFGVAKALSTSAVKPRRSILFILLGGEECGLYGSKFYTQNPLFPIEKTRLMINLDMVGNGTGFFVSGGKTNTVLFQHFETANNTYIHREMGASETRKNYGRPRSDASIFETAGIKTLGLWTRNSVHPVYYHHPMDKTNVLTPEIMEDAAKLLYLGILGVANDIKL
- a CDS encoding PCMD domain-containing protein — translated: MKKLSYIIALLLVLFACVKKDHFGFSPHGNIKKFLVSNQAGNAEISIDELTVTIEIPGGVELSSLVIQELELSSFATSSKVVGDVIDLSHEATVEVTAEDGTVYSWTIKSFVASATPQLANGELDEWYKTSSGYYEPGTDAASTIWGTGNQGTQLLGKIATVPFDRGNGDQAAHLETLDLGLAGIPLKTPIAAGSLFTGFFNSDKLDPTDPEAAIEFGTPFTGRPAKVRFAYAFVPGPVNKDRNGNVLNYADNCDIYALFEVRLGGKTQRLATAWFRSDINQPELTTKEMEVVYGPLDDSYPDYMKPADGNFISADSAAYILPTHITFVASSSYDGANFAGAIGSELIIDDIEMIYNEE